A genomic window from Populus nigra chromosome 7, ddPopNigr1.1, whole genome shotgun sequence includes:
- the LOC133698657 gene encoding aureusidin synthase-like: MEAKKLGLVLGIITIVAALSRILHILEAPEVQHALLGEFNFIIPGMLKVASSPGKDQQEKPLVILPNLTSCHESMGRSDLPVYCCPPMNQSNVAIIDFQFPDPSLPLRVRRPTHLLDENYISKYKKAITIMKSLPDTDPRSYTRQANLHCLFCTGAYNQQGSNSPLNIHRSWLFFPWHRMLIYFHERILGSLIGDDTFALPFWPWDIPEGMVIPEMYMKAPFFHEARDFSHFPPSVVDLDYSCTTPSSEDYRCFESGFGPEDQVHTNLVMMYNQMVAGAKKMELFMGCPYKAGEGGSCNGPGTIELAPHNTVHKWVGSNLNPGSREDMGVFYSAARDPIFYPHHANIDRLWDVWRTLHGNKVITDPDWLDSSFFFYDEKLQLNRIKIRDVLSITKLQYAYEKVDFTWLNNRPKPSVPLEVARNILRMRQNAKQQQLQRNDILSSNFSPHGRFLDATLRTRVNRPKVRRTKKEKEEEEEILVVHGIDIPEERYVKFDVYVNVVNETIMNPRFREFAGTFVHIDPGVTRAARESNIEVFRKKTDLKLGISELLEDLEAEGDENIWVTLLPRSEGCINTTVDGLRIEYIR, from the exons ATGGAAGCAAAGAAATTGGGCCTGGTCCTCGGCATAATCACTATTGTGGCAGCTTTATCTCGGATTCTTCATATCCTTGAAGCACCGGAAGTCCAGCATGCGCTTTTGGG ggaattcaatttcataatccCAGGCATGCTAAAAGTAGCCTCGTCTCCGGGGAAGGATCAACAGGAAAAACCTCTAGTTATTTTGCCAAATTTAACATCGTGCCATGAATCTATGGGTCGCTCTGATCTTCCTGTTTACTGCTGCCCACCAatgaatcaatcaaatgttgcTATTATTGATTTCCAATTTCCTGATCCTTCATTGCCTTTGCGTGTACGACGGCCAACCCATCTCCTCGACGAAAACTATATTTCCAAGTACAAGAAGGCTATAACCATAATGAAGTCTCTCCCAGACACTGATCCTCGGAGTTATACTCGTCAAGCCAATCTGCACTGTCTGTTCTGCACAGGAGCATATAACCAGCAGGGCTCCAATTCTCCACTTAACATCCACAGATCATGGCTGTTCTTTCCCTGGCACCGTATGTTGATCTATTTCCACGAACGTATCCTTGGAAGTCTCATAGGCGATGACACATTTGCTTTGCCATTCTGGCCTTGGGACATTCCTGAAGGAATGGTGATTCCTGAAATGTACATGAAGGCTCCATTTTTCCATGAAGCACGTGACTTTTCTCACTTTCCACCAAGTGTGGTTGATTTAGACTACAGTTGTACTACGCCTAGCAGTGAAGACTACAGATGCTTCGAGAGTGGGTTTGGACCTGAAGACCAAGTTCACACCAACTTGGTGATGATGTATAACCAAATGGTAGCAGGTGCAAAGAAGATGGAACTCTTCATGGGCTGCCCTTATAAGGCAGGGGAGGGAGGGTCTTGCAATGGGCCTGGCACCATAGAACTAGCCCCTCACAACACTGTGCACAAGTGGGTAGGGAGCAATTTGAATCCGGGAAGCAGGGAGGATATGGGTGTCTTTTACTCTGCTGCAAGAGACCCTATTTTCTATCCACACCATGCCAATATCGATCGTCTTTGGGACGTTTGGAGGACGCTCCATGGGAACAAGGTTATCACTGATCCTGATTGGCTagactcttcttttttcttttatgacgAGAAATTGCAGCTCAATAGAATCAAAATTCGCGATGTGCTGAGTATCACAAAGCTGCAATATGCGTATGAGAAGGTCGATTTCACATGGCTTAATAACCGTCCTAAGCCTTCTGTTCCACTAGAAGTGGCCCGTAACATACTAAGGATGAGGCAAAATGCGAAGCAGCAGCAACTGCAACGAAACGACATTCTATCCTCTAACTTCAGTCCCCATGGCCGATTTCTAGACGCTACCTTAAGAACAAGGGTCAATAGGCCAAAAGTCCGAAGAaccaaaaaagagaaggaagaagaggaagagatcCTGGTTGTGCATGGAATTGATATCCCAGAGGAAAGATATGTTAAGTTTGATGTTTATGTTAATGTCGTTAATGAGACGATTATGAATCCGAGGTTCAGGGAATTTGCAGGAACCTTTGTTCACATTGATCCGGGCGTGACCAGGGCAGCAAGGGAGAGCAATATTGAAGTTTTCAGAAAGAAGACTGATCTTAAGTTGGGGATCTCGGAACTGTTAGAAGATTTGGAGGCAGAAGGAGATGAAAACATATGGGTGACATTGTTGCCGAGGAGTGAAGGCTGCATCAACACGACAGTTGATGGGTTAAGGATTGAgtatattagataa
- the LOC133698935 gene encoding putative pectinesterase 11: protein MGSATMKVYAAYIAVILAHFALLSLMSAATTGSIDMSTAILIRVEQSGKGDFKKIQDAIDSVPSNNSELVFIWVKPGTYREKIVVPADKPFITLSGTQPSNTIITWNDGGNIMESPTLTVLASDFVGRYLTIQNTFGSAGKAVALRVSGDRAAFYGCRILSYQDTLLDDTGSHYYSNCYIEGATDFICGNAASLFERCHLHSISTNNGSITAQHRNLASENTGFVFLGCKITGVGTTFLGRPWGAYSRVLYAFTYMSAVIVPAGWDDWADPSKHSTVFYAEYKCYGRGADISKRVGWSQSLSNDDAAPLLTKDMIGGSSWLRPAPTSFKRGSTIIKPGSKL from the exons ATGGGTTCTGCTACAATGAAGGTTTATGCAGCTTATATTGCTGTGATTTTAGCTCATTTTGCTTTACTTTCCCTCATGTCTGCCGCTACCACTGGATCAATAGACATGTCAACTGCTATTCTGATAAGGGTTGAACAGTCTGGTAAAGGAGATTTTAAGAAGATACAAGATGCCATTGATTCTGTTCCATCTAATAACTCTGAATTGGTTTTCATTTGGGTTAAGCCGGGAACTTACAG AGAAAAGATTGTTGTTCCTGCCGATAAGCCCTTCATAACATTGAGTGGCACACAGCCTTCAAACACTATAATAACATGGAATGATGGTGGGAACATAATGGAGTCTCCTACACTAACTGTACTGGCTTCTGATTTTGTTGGTCGATATCTCACTATTCAG AATACATTTGGAAGCGCAGGCAAAGCTGTTGCACTAAGGGTGTCAGGAGATAGAGCTGCATTCTATGGTTGCAGGATTCTTTCTTATCAGGATACTCTCCTCGATGACACTGGATCACATTATTATAGCAATTGCTACATTGAAGGAGCCACAGATTTCATATGCGGAAATGCTGCTTCGCTCTTTGAA AGGTGTCATTTACATTCAATTTCCACAAATAATGGATCTATTACCGCTCAACATAGGAACTTGGCATCTGAGAATACTGGCTTTGTCTTCTTGGGTTGCAAAATCACCGGTGTCGGAACTACATTTCTAGGACGGCCATGGGGTGCTTATTCTAGGGTGCTGTATGCCTTCACTTACATGTCAGCTGTGATAGTTCCTGCAGGGTGGGATGATTGGGCTGACCCAAGCAAGCATAG TACGGTGTTCTACGCCGAATACAAGTGTTATGGTCGTGGAGCTGATATATCTAAGAGGGTTGGATGGTCACAGAGCCTGTCCAATGACGATGCTGCACCCTTGTTAACCAAAGACATGATCGGAGGGAGTAGTTGGCTTAGACCTGCACCAACCTCCTTCAAACGAGGCTCTACCATTATTAAGCCTGGCAGCAAATTGTGA
- the LOC133698934 gene encoding laccase-11-like has product MQPAVILYLIQQHHLPLQASVLASFNYYIYIYQWISTLSHRRTFHTAFKTFRMAAALSKSFCLGYYFLLLCLIGFISHPAKAAVKKYLFDIQVKNVSRLCHAKPIVTVNGRFPGPTVYVREGDRVQVNVTNHAKYNMSIHWHGLKQFRNGWADGPAYITQCPIKTGHSYTYDFNVTGQRGTLWWHAHIFWLRATVYGAIVIMPKPGTPFPFPQPHREETIILGQWWNNDVEEIEKQGSKLGLPPNASDAHTINGKPGPLFPCSEKHTFAMEVEQGKTYLLRIINAALNDELFFAIAGHNMTVVEVDAVYTKHFTTQAVLIAPGQTTNVLVQATQSPNRYFMAARPFMDAPLTVDNKTATAILQYKGIPNTVIPILPKLPAPNDTAFALSYNAKLRSLNSPQFPANVPLKVDRHLFYTIGLGINPCPSCLNGTRLTASLNNITFVMPQIGLLQAHYFNTKGIFRLDFPDNPPSPFNYTGVPLTANLGTTLGTRLSKIVYNSTVQLVLQDTNLLTVESHPFHLHGYNFFVVGTGIGNFDPKKDPAKFNLVDPPERNTVGVPTGGWTAIRFKADNPGVWFMHCHLELHTSWGLKTAFVVEDGVGPDQSILPPPKDLPPC; this is encoded by the exons ATGCAACCTGCAGTCATCCTCTACCTAATTCAACAACACCACCTCCCTCTACAAGCTTCTGTCTTAGCCTCTTTCAATtactatatatacatatatcaaTGGATTTCAACTCTGTCTCATCGAAGAACATTTCACACTGCATTCAAAACATTCAGAATGGCAGCAGCGTTGTCTAAAAGTTTTTGTTTGGGttattattttctcttactCTGCTTAATTGGATTCATTTCTCATCCGGCCAAAGCTGCTGTTAAGAAATACCTGTTTGAT ATTCAAGTGAAAAATGTTAGCAGGCTGTGTCATGCCAAGCCGATTGTCACAGTAAACGGAAGGTTTCCAGGGCCAACTGTATATGTTAGAGAAGGAGACAGAGTTCAAGTGAATGTCACTAACCACGCGAAATACAACATGTCTATTCATTG GCATGGGCTTAAGCAATTTCGTAATGGCTGGGCAGATGGACCTGCTTATATAACACAATGTCCAATCAAGACAGGACATAGTTACACCTATGATTTTAATGTAACAGGGCAAAGAGGAACATTGTGGTGGCATGCACATATCTTTTGGCTAAGGGCTACTGTCTATGGTGCCATTGTTATCATGCCTAAACCAGGAACCCCATTTCCTTTCCCTCAGCCTCACAGGGAAGAAACCATAATTTTAG GCCAATGGTGGAACAATGATGTTGAAGAGATTGAAAAACAAGGGAGCAAGCTGGGATTGCCACCAAATGCATCTGACGCGCATACCATTAATGGGAAGCCAGGGCCGCTCTTCCCATGCTCTGAGAAAC ATACATTTGCCATGGAGGTTGAACAGGGAAAGACATACCTCTTGAGAATCATCAATGCTGCACTCAACGATGAGCTTTTCTTTGCAATCGCTGGTCACAACATGACTGTGGTAGAAGTTGATGCAGTTTACACCAAACATTTTACCACTCAAGCAGTACTGATTGCACCAGGACAAACCACAAATGTTCTTGTTCAAGCAACGCAATCACCGAACAGATATTTCATGGCTGCTAGGCCTTTCATGGACGCTCCACTTACTGTAGACAACAAAACTGCCACTGCTATACTGCAGTATAAAGGCATCCCGAACACTGTAATCCCTATCCTTCCCAAGCTACCGGCACCAAATGACACTGCTTTCGCACTTAGCTACAATGCCAAGCTTAGAAGCCTAAACTCTCCACAATTCCCAGCAAATGTGCCTCTTAAAGTTGACAGGCATCTTTTTTACACAATTGGTTTAGGAATAAATCCATGCCCATCCTGCTTAAATGGAACACGACTCACTGCTTCCTTAAACAACATCACTTTTGTAATGCCCCAAATTGGCCTCCTTCAAGCTCACTACTTTAACACCAAGGGAATATTTAGGTTGGATTTCCCAGATAACCCTCCATCACCATTCAATTACACTGGTGTACCACTCACTGCAAACCTCGGCACTACACTAGGCACAAGGCTTAGTAAAATTGTCTATAATTCAACTGTGCAATTGGTACTACAAGACACCAATCTTCTCACTGTCGAATCACACCCTTTCCACCTTCATGGTTACAACTTCTTCGTTGTTGGAACTGGAATTGGAAACTTTGACCCTAAAAAGGACCCAgcaaaatttaacttggttgATCCTCCCGAGAGAAACACAGTTGGGGTGCCTACTGGTGGATGGACTGCTATAAGGTTCAAGGCAGATAATCCAG GGGTATGGTTCATGCACTGTCATTTGGAGCTACACACAAGCTGGGGATTGAAAACAGCATTTGTCGTCGAGGATGGAGTAGGTCCAGATCAGTCAATCTTGCCTCCACCTAAGGATCTTCCTCCTTGCTAG
- the LOC133698853 gene encoding phenylcoumaran benzylic ether reductase POP1-like, with the protein MATKSKILFIGGTGYIGKSIVEASAKAGHPTSVLVRDSTLSNPGKSNVIDNFKNLGVNFLIGDLFDHESLVKAIKQVDVVISTVGHAQLVEQDRIIAAIKEAGNVKRFFPSEFGNDVDRVHAVEPAKSAFATKANIRRAIEAQGIPFTYVSSNFFSGYFLPSLNQPGATAPPRDKVVIVGDGNPKAVFNKEDDIATYTIKAVDDPRTLNKILYIRPPANTISFNDLVSLWEKKIGKTLERIYVPEEQLLKNIREASVPVNVILSIRHSVFVKGDHTNFEIEPSFGVEASELYPDVKYTTVDEYLNQFV; encoded by the exons ATGGCAACGAAAAGCAAGATTTTGTTCATTGGAGGGACAGGATACATAGGAAAATCCATTGTGGAAGCTAGTGCTAAGGCAGGCCATCCTACTTCTGTTCTTGTCAGAGACTCCACTCTCTCTAACCCTGGTAAATCCAATGTCATTGACAACTTCAAGAATCTTGGGGTCAATTTCCTCATc GGAGATTTATTTGATCATGAGAGTTTGGTGAAGGCTATAAAGCAAGTGGATGTGGTGATCTCTACAGTGGGTCATGCTCAGTTAGTTGAGCAAGACAGGATCATTGCTGCTATTAAAGAAGCTGGAAATGTTAAG AGATTTTTCCCATCGGAGTTTGGAAATGATGTGGATAGAGTGCATGCTGTTGAGCCAGCAAAATCAGCATTTGCTACGAAGGCTAACATAAGAAGAGCTATTGAGGCTCAAGGAATTCCGTTCACCTATGTATCGTCCAACTTTTTTTCTGGCTATTTCCTTCCTTCTTTGAACCAGCCTGGAGCTACTGCTCCTCCAAGAGATAAAGTTGTCATCGTAGGTGATGGAAATCCTAAAG CTGTTTTCAACAAAGAAGATGACATTGCCACCTACACTATCAAAGCAGTAGATGATCCCAGAACCTTGAACAAAATTCTCTACATTAGACCCCCAGCCAACACTATCTCATTCAATGACCTTGTGTCCTTGTGGGAGAAGAAGATTGGGAAAACCCTTGAAAGGATCTACGTTCCAGAGGAACAACTTCTTAAAAATATCCGAG aaGCTTCAGTTCCAGtaaatgtaattttatcaaTCCGTCACTCAGTGTTCGTGAAGGGAGATCATACCAACTTCGAGATTGAACCATCATTTGGTGTAGAGGCTTCAGAGCTTTATCCTGATGTCAAATACACTACTGTGGATGAATACCTGAATCAATTTGTCTGA